CATTTCATACCCATTAAGGCACAAACAGTTGCTGTAGCCACGCCATGTTGCCCTGCACCAGTTTCAGCAATAATTCTGGTTTTATGCAATCTTTTGGCCATTAAAATCTGACCAATCGTATTGTTTATTTTGTGTGCTCCGGTATGATTTAAGTCCTCACGCTTTAAATACACTTTGGTATTGTACTTTTCCGATAAGCGTTTGGCAAAATAAAGTGGTGAAGGTCTGCCCACATAATCTTTTAAAAGTTGATCGAACTCTGCCTTAAAATCAGGTTCAGCCATTATTTGCAAGTAGTTTTGACGTAATTCTTCCACATTCGGGTATAGCATCTCCGGAATGAATGCTCCGCCAAACTCCCCGTAATATCCTTTTTCAGTTGCGTTATAATTCATATTATTTTCTTTTTTTCTTTTTTTAAATCGAAAGCTTAGGATTTTAAATTAAGCCTTTTTACTATATGTGCAATTTGCTTTTCAATTCTTTTAATTTATCAATGTCTTTTAAGCCTGGTTGCAGTTCAAATTTACTATTCACATCAATAGCATGACAATATTTTGAAGTGGGTATTTCAAAAAATAATTTTAAATCTTTTACTTCTTCTAAGCCAATTCCTCCACTTAAAAAATAAGGTTTTTTAGAAGGGTATTTTTTTAAAATAGTCCAATCGAAAGTAACCCCATTACCCCCGGGCAATTTTCCTTTAGTATCAAAAAGATAAAAATCACATACCTTTTCATACGGCGCTAAGAGGCTGAAATCAAATTCATCTAAAACAGAAAATACCTTAATAATTTCTATATTTTTTGATTTTTCGCTTAATTCTTGACAAAATTCTGGAGATTCTTTTCCATGCAACTGAACAGCCACAAGTCCAAAACTTCTTATTTTTTCGATTATTTCAGTAATCGAAGCATCCACAAAAACACCTACTTTTTTAATTCGGTGTGGAATTGCATCAAGAGTTCCCTGATAATTTCTTTTTGAATTTTCCCAAAATATAAATCCTAAATAATCCGGGTGTAAAGCAGCGACATGGGCCGTATTTAAATTCATGCCACATATTTTCAATTTTAAAGCGTGCTGCTCCAAAGTTGTGGGCTTTTCCTGTTTAACTGTATAGTTGTAGGCTGCCATGATTACAAATCAGCGTTTAATTGCTCTATAAAATTTTTAGCGCTTTGGCCAGGATGATCCGTTTTCATAAAATTCTCACCAATTAAGAAACCTTGATATCCGTAGTTTTTCAACTCTTTTATCGCTTCTATACTGCCAATGCCACTTTCTGACACCTTTACAAAATCTGCCGGAATTAAATGCGATAACGATTTGCTGGTGTTTAGGGAAACCTCGAAAGTTTTTAAATTTCGATTGTTAACCCCTAATAGATCTAAACTAGGCATAATTGATTTTTGCAATTCGGCTTCATCGTGTACTTCTAAGAGTACATTTAATTGCAAGCTTTTTGCAAAATTAGATAGTTCTTTTATTTCTTGTCTCGTTAAAATGGCAGCAATAAGTAAAATAACATCAGCCCCATAGGCTTTTGCTTCTACTATTTGATATTCGTCGATGATAAACTCTTTGCGTAATAATGGATATTTAGTTACCGCCCTTGCTAACAATAAATCATCTAAAGAACCACCAAAATACTTGGCGTCTGTTAATACCGACATACCACAAACGCCTGCCTGTTCATATCCGGTAGCCACATCTTGAACATTTAAACCTTGGTTTATTTCTGATTTCGAAGGCGAACGCCTTTTATGTTCTGCAATGATCCCAGAGCTGCTATTACGTAGTGCGTTTGCCAAGGAATTTTCTGGCCTATCAAATAATACAGATTGTTCTAGTTGCTTCATAGGAATTAAAGACTTTCGTATGGAAACTTCCACACGTTTATCAGCTACTATTTTTTCTAATATATCCATTTTTATCGTTGCTCGTTGTTTTGTGTAGGTTGTCATAGCGATCCTTTTAAAAGCGTGTTTCTGGATCAGGATGTCAATACTACTTACCTTACTTTAAAATATACTATTTATCAAACACTCAATGCTTGTAATTTTTTTAATGATACCAAGGCTTTTCCACTTAAAAGCGATTCTTTTGCTTTTTCAAAACCTGCCATTGGGCTACAATTTTCAACCGTTGCGATGGCGATACCTGCGTTTGCACAAACCACATTATTTTGTGCTTCTGTACCTTTTCCTTGAAGAATATTCAAGAAAATTTGTGCTGACTCTTGAATGCTCTCACCTCCAGAAATTTCTTTCATAGTCACGGCTTTTACACCAAAATCGGACGGTTTAAGTATGCCTTCATTAGTGTTCGATATGGTTTTCGTATTTCCAGTTAAGGATATTTCATCATAACCGTCTAAGGCATGAAGCACCGTGAAATTCTTATTCGTATTCTGATACAAATACCCATACATTCTCGCCAACTCTAAATTAAAAACACCTACGATTTGGTTTTTTGGAAAAGCGGGGTTTACCATGGGCCCCAACATGTTAAAAAAGGTTTTTACCCCCAATTCTTTTCGAATAGGAGCAACATTTTTCATGGCAGGATGAAATAAGGGCGCATGTAAAACACAAATTCCAGCTTGATCAATGGTCTTCTCTAGAAAATCGGCATTACTGCTAAATTTAATACCTAAAAACTCCATCACATTGCTACTTCCACAAGTCGACGAAACGCCATAGTTTCCATGTTTTGTTACTTTAATGCCAGCTCCGGCAGTCACAAATGATGCTAAGGTTGAAATATTAAAGGTATCTTTTCCATCACCACCAGTGCCACATAAATCTATAGGATTGTACGCTGATAAATCAATGGCAATACATAATTCTAATAAAGCATCTCTAAACCCTTCAAGTTCAGCAATGGTTACGCTGCGCATCATGTATACCGTTAAAAATGCTGCAATTTGACTTGTATTGTAATCTCCGTTGGCCATATTCACTAGAATTTGTTTAGCATCTTCTTTAGCTAATACATCGTGATTAATAAGCCGGTTTAATGTGTCCTTCATTGCCTTCTTGAACCTTCCCCAAGGGGAAGGAATTTATTTATTTTATTATGCTTAATGCTTCAGTTTTATTGTTTACTTACTATCGCGAGCTCTAGTTGTTAATTCTTTACTTTAGCAACTAGTGGGCTTTTGACCCAATTTTCTAACATCTTTTTTCCGTCTGGTGTGAGAACAGATTCGGGATGAAATTGAACAGCTGAAATAGCATATTCTTTATGTCTAATCGACATAATTTGTCCGTTGGCATCCAATGATGTTATTTCTAAAACCTCCGGGAAGTCATCCGGATTAACCACCCAGGAGTGGTAACGACCTACTGCAATTTCTCTTGGCATTCCTTGAAATAAAGGATCGTCTTTTACAATGTTTATTTGTGTTGCAATACCGTGGTATACCTGTTTTAAATTAATCAAGGAACCACCAAACACTTCGGCAATTGCTTGTTGTCCTAAGCAAACACCTAATATTTTTTTAGTGGATGCATACTGTTTAATAATCGCTTTTAATAAACCTGCTTCATCTGGAATTCCAGGTCCAGGCGATAAAACAATGCTCTCAAATTTAGCCACCTCGTCTAGTGTTAGTTGGTCGTTTCTTTTGACCACTACTTCGCAATTCAAATCTTCTAAATAGTGGACTAGATTATAGGTAAAACTATCGTAATTGTCTATGACCAATACAGGACCCGTACCTTGGTTCTCCGACTGGGATAAACTCTTATCTGTTACTACTTTTTTTGTATTCATTAATTTTTTATTAAAATGCACCCTTTAGGGTTTGAAGCTTATATCTCTTCAGCTATTTCAAGGGCTTTTGTTAAAGCGCCTAACTTATTATATGTTTCCTGTAATTCTTCTTCTGCATTTGAAGCGGCTACGATGCCTGCACCTGCTTGATAATGGAGTTGGTGATTTTTACTTAAAAAAGTTCTAATCATGATGGCGTGGTTAAAATTTCCTTTAAAATCCATAAAACCTATAGCACCACCATAATAACCTCTGCTTGTTTTTTCGTATTTTTCTATCAATTGCATCGCCCTGTGTTTTGGTGCGCCACTTAATGTTCCCGCAGGAAAAGTATCCGCCACGACTTTCATCGTCGGGATATTTTTTTTCTTTTTTCCAACCACTTTTGAAACCAGATGAATCACATGAGAAAAAAACTGAACTTCTCGGTAATTCGTTACTTTTACCATGCTACCATTACGGCTTAGGTCGTTTCGTGCCAAATCAACCAGCATTACATGCTCGCTGTTTTCTTTATCGTCTTCGGATAATTGTTTGGCTAGAATAGTGTCTTGTTCGTCGTTTCCTGTGCGTTTAAATGTCCCAGCAATAGGATGTATTTCTGCCATTCCGTCTTTCACTACTAATTGAGCCTCGGGTGAACTACCAAATATTTTAAAATCGCCATAATCAAAATAAAAAAGATATGGGGAAGGGTTTATGGAACGTAAAGCACGATACACATTAAATTCATCACCTTTAAAGTTCTGAGAAAATCTCCGTGACAGTACCAATTGGAAAATATCGCCTCTTTGACAATGTTTTTTAGCTAATTGAACATGTTCTTTATATTCTTCATCTTTTAAATTAGAAGCAACCTTGCCATCCAAACTAAAATTGTACGATGCGAAGTTTTTCACATTTAAAATTTGTTCTATTTCAGAAATGTTACTTTCAGATTCGTAACAGTTTGAAAAAATATAGGCTTCATTTTTAAAGTGATTGATCGCTATGATATTTTTGTACACCGCGTAATAAATATCAGGAATGGCAACAGAATTAGCTTTTTTTGTCAATTGAACATCCTCAAAATAGCGAACTGCATCATAGGCCATATAACCAAATAAGCCGTTTTCAATAAACTTAAAGGCGTTGTTTTCGGCTTTAAATCTTTTGCTGAAATTTTCTATAACCGCAACAACATCTGTGGTGGTATCAATGACTAATTCTTCAATAGTACCATCAGGAAATTGCTGGGTGATGACTTCATTCTCAACTTTTATAGACGCAATAGGATTGCAACAGATATAGGAAAAACTATTATCGTTGGTATGGTAATCGCTACCTTCTAGTAAAATACTGTTCGGGAAACGATCTCGAATTTTAAGGTAAACACTGACCGGCGTAATGGTGTCTGCCAATATTTTTTTGAAATGTGTTTTTAATTGGTATGTCATTTTAATGCTTTAAAATAAGTAAGGCTTGTCGTGATGACAAGCCTTATATAATTATATACAATGGTGCTTTGCTCACGGTTTTTGTCGTAAGGTATTCCACCACCAAGTATTTACAGTTAAATTTTTCATTGACCTCAAAGATAGAAATCATTTTTAAGAATACAAACAGGAAGTTGTAAAAAAATAAACCCCACTAGAAAAATATCTACGTAGTGGGGTTTAGGTGATTTTCTTTAATTTTTAATGGAACTTAAAATTCTAAATCTACTACCAAATCAAACTCGTCGTAAATAGCCTTGTCTTTTAAGGTGTCTGTAAAATTTGAAGACCCGTATTTAATATTATAATTAGTTCTGTCAACCTTTAAAGTAGCGGTTGCCTTACTTCCGTAAACCGATAGATCAAAAGTAATTGCTTTCGTAATTCCTTTAATGGTTAAATCACCAGTAACCTCGTATGAATTTTTCCCATCTGCTTTAACATTGGTAAAAACTAATTTCGAAGTGGCATGATTTGCCGTTCCAAAAAAATCATCAGCATTTAAATGCCCTTCTAATTTTTCTTTTCCTTCACCTGCTTTTAAGTCTTCAACAGTAATACTCGACATATCCACCATAAACTCACCACCAGTTAATTTATCACCTTCAAACATGAGTGTTCCTGATTTTAGGTCTATTTTGCCATAGTGTGAACCTGCAAATTTGTAACCTTTCCAGGTTACTGTGCTACTTTCTGTTTTTACTTCTTTTTTTTCTCCATCAATAGGAGTTGTTGCAAATGCGGTAGCACCAAATACTAGTGCAAATACGAAACTTAAGCTGTTCTTTTTCATGTTTTTAATTTTTATTGTTTGTGTTTAAGTATTTGTGATTAAAATTTATCTAATAGTTTATTTAATAGGGTCAAATCGGCTCCGTTAAACTTATGAAGTAAACTTTCTTCTGCTTTTTTCATGGCTTGGTCCATACTGAGTAAAACTTTTTCGCCTGTTTGGGTTATCGTAATTTCAACTTTTCTCCTATTGCTCTCGCAAGTTTCTCTTTCTACAAAATCTTTTAAAATAAGCTTATCCACCAACCTTGTGGTATTACTCATTTTCGTTACCATTCGTTCATTTAAGGTACTTAGGTTAGCAGGTTTCCCTTTTTGGCCTCGCAAAATTCGAAGCACGTTAAATTGCTGTAGCGAAACATCATAGGGTTTTAAGGCATTTGTTATGACCTCATTTACTTTGTTTTCAACCAAACTTAAGTGAATTATTGTCCTTTGTTTTAAAGGAATTTCTTTTTCAGTTTTTATGGTTTCTTCTACATTCATGTCAATACAACAATTGTATATACAAATGTATTTCTAATTATTTAGGATACACTAAAGTTTGCTATTAATGTTTTGTTAAATTTTCTCTAGTTTTAAAATCACGTTGTGGGCGGTAATGCATTTTGAAAATAATGACTTATTTTTGAGGATAAAAGTTTTTAATATGGCAGATTTAGTACAAGAAGATTGGGCGGAACAACTAAAAAAAGATGCGAATGCGTTTCTTTTAGATGTAAGAACAGCACAAGAAGTAGCAGAGGGATATATACCTAATGCAACCAACATAGATATTCATTTAGGGCAAGGTTTTTTAAATGAAATTGAAAAATTAGATAAGTCTAAAACTTACTTTGTGTATTGTCGATCAGGAGCACGCAGTGGGCAGGCTTGTGCTATTATGAATAGCCTTGGTTTTGAAAATGCCTATAATTTAGTTGGAGGCTTTATGAATTGGGAAGGTGAGGTTGCTCAATAAAAAGTTTTATCTTTAATTAGGATAGTCGAATTTTCTGATCTTTCTCTCTATTTTTAACCAAAACAGCGAAACCCGAACTAGGTGCTGCAAACCATTAGAAACCAGAAATCAACATGCGAGAAGATTTTCTTCATTTTATCTGGAAATATAAAAAAATAAGAACTGCACCCCTAGTAAGTTCGCAAAATGAGACAATCGAAATTCTATCAGAAGGTACGCATAACCATTTGTCTGGTCCGGATTTTTTCAACGCCAGAATAAAAATAAATGAACAACTCTGGGCTGGCAATGTGGAAATCCACATCAAGTCATCCGATTGGTATGCACATGGCCATGAAAGCGATCCAAACTATGACAACGTAATTCTTCATGTTGTTTGGGATGATGATGTGGCTATTTTTAGAAAAGACAATACACAAATTTCTACGCTCGAACTTAAAGCTTATGTATCAAAAGAGGTATTTGAAGCCTATCAAAAACTTTTTGAAGCGCGCACGAACAGGTTTATTAATTGTCAAAATGACATAACTAGTGTTAACGATTTTGTTTTTAAAAATTGGTTAGAACGCCTATTTTTCGAGCGTTTGGAACAAAAATCGAATGCTGTAGCCGAATTATTAGTACGGCATAACAACGATTGGGAACAAGTATTGTTTTCACTTTTAGTAAAGAACTTTGGACTAAAAATAAATGGAGAATCTTTTCAAAGTTTAAGCGAAAGTTTGCCTTTTAGCATCGTTCGAAAAATAGGGGATAGTGCCCTACAACTTGAAGCTACTTTTTTCGGGATGGCGGGCTTTTTAGAAAGTGATGAAATTTCAGATGCGTATTACCTTCATCTTAGAAAAGAATATCAATTCATAGAGCACAAATTCAAATTAAACAATCAAGCTGTTCAGAAGCCAGAATTTTTTAAATTAAGACCATCCAATTTTCCGACACTGCGTTTGTCGCAAATCGCTAATTTGTATTCAAAAAATCAAAATCTGTTCCATAAAATAATAGATGCCCAGAGCTTAGATGTTATTTATGACCTATTTAATGTTCAAGCCAGTGCCTATTGGAATTCTCATTTTACCTTTGGAAAAGAATCTAAAAAAAGTAGCAAAAAACTAACTAAAAATTTTATTGAACTTCTCCTTATAAATACCATACTTCCTTTAAAATTTGAATATGCCAAGCATTTCAATACCGCCGAAGAGGCTTCTATCGTCGCTATTGTGGCGGGTATTAAAAATGAAAGGAATAGTATTATTGATAATTTTTTGTCCTTAGGGGTTGGCATATCTAATGCTATGGAAAGTCAGGCTGTTTTGCAATTGTATAACAACTACTGCTCAAAAAATAATTGTTTACATTGCGCCGTTGGGCATCATTTATTAAAAGGAAATACTTAATTTTAGCCTATGAATATTTTCTATCAGGCATTATATTTTTTTCAAAAGCGTGGTTTTGAGGTGTGTAGACGTATCGCGGAGCGTATGGGCATCAGAGCGAGAGTGGTCAGAACTTCATTTATTTATCTTGCTTTTGTTACCTTAGGCTTTGGTTTTGCCCTGTATTTGTTCGTTGCGTTCTGGTTAAAAATAAAAGATCTGGTACATACCAAAAGAACCTCCGTGTTTGACTTATAAACAATGATAAAACTCTTTAAATCTAAAATATATCTAGCCTTTTTTTTGATGATAGCTGTTTTGCTCGTTGGAGTTTTTGGCTACAGAATGATTTCAAATTTTGACTGGATTGATGCGGTTTATATGACCATCATTACGGTCACTACAGTTGGTTTTTCTGAAGTGAGACCATTAGATGACACCTCAAAACTATTTACTGTTGTTTTGATTATCTTAAGCGTTTTTATTTTTGCTTATGCCATATCGGTGATTACAGAATATATTTTAGGTAGAAATTCATTACAATTATTAAAAAAGAAAAAAGTGAAAAACACCATAAATAGTTTAAAAAACCATGTGCTTATTTGCGGTTTTGGACGTAACGGAATACAAGCATCTGAGCGTTTAAAAGCCTACAGAAAACCATTTGTAGTTATTGAGAAAGATAAGGCCATCATAGAAAGGTATGAAAATGACATTCTTTTTGTGGAAGGTGATGCTAATGACGATGATGTTTTAATAGAGGCAGGTATAGAAAATGCACAGTATTTAATTACCGCATTACCAGATGATGCCACTAATTTATTTGTGGTGCTATCAGCCAGACAGTTAAATAAAGATTTATTCATTATCAGCCGGGCATCATTGGCAAATTCTCAGAAAAAATTACTTTTGGCAGGAGCCAATAAGGTAATTATGCCTGATAAAATTGGTGGAGATCACATGGCATCACTTGTCGTTATGCCCGATTTAATTACTTTTATGGACAAATTGTCCATGGAAGGCGAGCATACAACCAACTTAGAAGAAGTCGCTATAGAAGATTTTGCGGATCAGTTAGATTGCAATTCTTTGCGTGATTTAGATTTGCGGAATAGAACAGGGTGTACCATTATTGGATATATTGAACCCAACGGTAATTATATCATTAATCCAGAAGCCGATTTAAAATTAGAACCCAAAAGTAAAGTCATTGTCTTAGGAAGACCAGAGCAAATTCGAAAATTAAATGAAATGTTTCGGATAGTTTAACTGTCTTTGATAAATAAAATTTGATACCACTTTTTTTTTTTAGATATTGCCTAACAATTAATCAAATAAAACTTACGTAACCAACATTATGAAGAAATTAATTTACTTCGTTTCTCTACTAATTTCCTTTTCAGTTTTCTCTCAAGACCTTAAAGTAGAAGGAAAAGTTTTCAATCCCTCCAACACTATCAATGATGGTGTTATAGATCTAGAAGTCTCAGGCGGTGTGGAACCTTACACTTTTAAATGGAGTAACGAAAATACCCCACTAAGCTCGAAAAGAGCCACAGGCTTAGTTGAAGGCGTTCCATATGATGTTGTCATTACAGATGCCAATGGGCAAAGTGTAAGCAAATCTTATAAAGTAAAAGCAGAAGCCATAACTGAAATTTTTAACGGTACCATGACGCCCGCGGTAAGTGCCTTAGGGTCTGTGTTGTTTTGGGATCCTTTTGCTGCAGTAGGGCTTTATGATCCTGTAGTTTATGCCGATGTAAAAAGAGTAGGAGTACCGAATTGGTCTCCTGATATGAATGATAAATTTACCCTCACAAAATGGATTAAGCCAGAAGGTTCAAAAGTTAAAAAGGGAGAGCAAATTGCTATTATTACCAATAATACTGGAGAAGAAATTGGTATTAATGCCTTAGCGAGTGGAGAATTAAAACATTTAACGGCCGAAGGTAAAGTAATTTATAATTCCGAGAATAAAGAACATATTATTGAACAAGGGGCTCACTTTTTAGCTTCTATTAAATATGATGACCCTGAAGTCGTAATACATCCAAATGGTGATCCAGTGACAAAACCTATTTCGTTTATCGTGATTTGGTTGGTATTAGGAGCCACCTTTTTTACCTTTAGAATGGGCTTTATAAATATTCGAGGCTTTGGTCATGCCATAGATTTGGCACGGGGAAAATATGATGATCCAAATGCACCTGGTCAAGTTACGCATTTTCAAGCTTTGGCTACTGCCGTGTCCGGTACTGTTGGTCTAGGTAATATCGCAGGGGTTGCCGTTGCTGTTTCTTTAGGGGGCGCAGGTGCTACTTTCTGGATGATTGTATGTGGATTTTTAGGTATGTCTTCAAAATTTGTAGAATGTACTTTAGGTGTAAAATATAGAGATATTTTACCAGATGGTCGTGTTTTTGGAGGTCCAATGAACTATTTGCGCTACGGTCTTGAAAAAAGAAATATGAAAGGTTTTGGCAAAGTACTTGCAGGTTTATTTGCAGTATTAGCAGTTGGTGCTTCTTTCGGAGGTGGAAATATGTTCCAAGCAAATCAATCTTTCGAGCAGTTAGCGGGTCAGTTTCCTGTTTTAGCAGGTAACGGATTTTGGTTTGGTATTGTCACTGCAATTTTAGTTGGTGTTGTTATTATAGGTGGTATTAATAGTATTGCTAATGTAACGGGTAAAATTGTGCCAATTATGGCTTCAATCTATATTGTTGCTGCCTTAGCGGTAATTATAATGAATATTGAGAATATCGGTCCAGCATTTTCAGCCATTTGGAATGGTGCATTTAGTCCGTCTGCATTGAAAGGGGGTATCATTGGAGTACTGGTCATAGGTTTTCAGCGAGCCGCGTTTTCTAATGAGGCCGGAGTAGGTTCTGCTGCCATTGCACATAGTACAGCGAAAACAAATAACCCTCCCTCGGAAGGCTTTGTAGCGCTTTTAGAGCCTTTTATTGACACTGTTGTGGTATGTACGCTTACCGCTCTTGTATTAATTTTTACGGGTATGCATGAGGTTGAAGGCATGGCGGGGGCTCAATTAACATCAGATGCATTTGGAAGTCAAATTTCTTGGTTCCCTTATGTGCTCGCTTTAGCCGTATTCTTATTTGCATTTTCTACAATGATTTCTTGGTCGTACTACGGAATGAGAGCTTGGACCTATTTGTTTGGAAAGAGTAAAAGAACGGAGTTTATTTATAAAATGGTTTTCTTAGTATTTGTTGTTATTGGAGCTTCGGTAAGTTTAGGCGCTGTATTAGACTTTTCTGACATGATGATTTTAGCGATGTCTTTCCCTAATATTATTGGATTGTATATCATGTCTGGGGAAGTTAAAAAAGATTTAAAAGAGTATTTTACGAAGTTAAAATCTAACCAGTTATATAAAAAGCAAATAGAGTCTAAGTAAAATAACCTAATGAAAAAATATAAATCCCACGTTAAGTTCAATACACAAGAACAGCGTGGGATTTTATTTTTATTACTTATTATTATAACGCTTCAAGTCGCTTATTTTTTATACATAGCTAAGGTTTCTACTAATTTAAATGTTACTGGTGCTTTTGTAAATGAAGAACAGCAACATCAAATTAACCTTTTAAAGCAGAACATGCTTAAAAAGGATACGCTACATTTATTTCCCTTTAATCCTAACTATATAAACGATGCCAAGGGCTATACCTTGGGGTTGTCTTTAGAAGA
The sequence above is drawn from the Cellulophaga sp. Hel_I_12 genome and encodes:
- a CDS encoding aminodeoxychorismate/anthranilate synthase component II, translated to MNTKKVVTDKSLSQSENQGTGPVLVIDNYDSFTYNLVHYLEDLNCEVVVKRNDQLTLDEVAKFESIVLSPGPGIPDEAGLLKAIIKQYASTKKILGVCLGQQAIAEVFGGSLINLKQVYHGIATQINIVKDDPLFQGMPREIAVGRYHSWVVNPDDFPEVLEITSLDANGQIMSIRHKEYAISAVQFHPESVLTPDGKKMLENWVKSPLVAKVKN
- the trpD gene encoding anthranilate phosphoribosyltransferase, whose amino-acid sequence is MKDTLNRLINHDVLAKEDAKQILVNMANGDYNTSQIAAFLTVYMMRSVTIAELEGFRDALLELCIAIDLSAYNPIDLCGTGGDGKDTFNISTLASFVTAGAGIKVTKHGNYGVSSTCGSSNVMEFLGIKFSSNADFLEKTIDQAGICVLHAPLFHPAMKNVAPIRKELGVKTFFNMLGPMVNPAFPKNQIVGVFNLELARMYGYLYQNTNKNFTVLHALDGYDEISLTGNTKTISNTNEGILKPSDFGVKAVTMKEISGGESIQESAQIFLNILQGKGTEAQNNVVCANAGIAIATVENCSPMAGFEKAKESLLSGKALVSLKKLQALSV
- a CDS encoding rhodanese-like domain-containing protein; its protein translation is MADLVQEDWAEQLKKDANAFLLDVRTAQEVAEGYIPNATNIDIHLGQGFLNEIEKLDKSKTYFVYCRSGARSGQACAIMNSLGFENAYNLVGGFMNWEGEVAQ
- a CDS encoding PspC domain-containing protein, with the translated sequence MNIFYQALYFFQKRGFEVCRRIAERMGIRARVVRTSFIYLAFVTLGFGFALYLFVAFWLKIKDLVHTKRTSVFDL
- the trpC gene encoding indole-3-glycerol phosphate synthase TrpC, translating into MDILEKIVADKRVEVSIRKSLIPMKQLEQSVLFDRPENSLANALRNSSSGIIAEHKRRSPSKSEINQGLNVQDVATGYEQAGVCGMSVLTDAKYFGGSLDDLLLARAVTKYPLLRKEFIIDEYQIVEAKAYGADVILLIAAILTRQEIKELSNFAKSLQLNVLLEVHDEAELQKSIMPSLDLLGVNNRNLKTFEVSLNTSKSLSHLIPADFVKVSESGIGSIEAIKELKNYGYQGFLIGENFMKTDHPGQSAKNFIEQLNADL
- a CDS encoding TrkA family potassium uptake protein is translated as MIKLFKSKIYLAFFLMIAVLLVGVFGYRMISNFDWIDAVYMTIITVTTVGFSEVRPLDDTSKLFTVVLIILSVFIFAYAISVITEYILGRNSLQLLKKKKVKNTINSLKNHVLICGFGRNGIQASERLKAYRKPFVVIEKDKAIIERYENDILFVEGDANDDDVLIEAGIENAQYLITALPDDATNLFVVLSARQLNKDLFIISRASLANSQKKLLLAGANKVIMPDKIGGDHMASLVVMPDLITFMDKLSMEGEHTTNLEEVAIEDFADQLDCNSLRDLDLRNRTGCTIIGYIEPNGNYIINPEADLKLEPKSKVIVLGRPEQIRKLNEMFRIV
- a CDS encoding anthranilate synthase component I family protein, encoding MTYQLKTHFKKILADTITPVSVYLKIRDRFPNSILLEGSDYHTNDNSFSYICCNPIASIKVENEVITQQFPDGTIEELVIDTTTDVVAVIENFSKRFKAENNAFKFIENGLFGYMAYDAVRYFEDVQLTKKANSVAIPDIYYAVYKNIIAINHFKNEAYIFSNCYESESNISEIEQILNVKNFASYNFSLDGKVASNLKDEEYKEHVQLAKKHCQRGDIFQLVLSRRFSQNFKGDEFNVYRALRSINPSPYLFYFDYGDFKIFGSSPEAQLVVKDGMAEIHPIAGTFKRTGNDEQDTILAKQLSEDDKENSEHVMLVDLARNDLSRNGSMVKVTNYREVQFFSHVIHLVSKVVGKKKKNIPTMKVVADTFPAGTLSGAPKHRAMQLIEKYEKTSRGYYGGAIGFMDFKGNFNHAIMIRTFLSKNHQLHYQAGAGIVAASNAEEELQETYNKLGALTKALEIAEEI
- a CDS encoding DUF2851 family protein; protein product: MREDFLHFIWKYKKIRTAPLVSSQNETIEILSEGTHNHLSGPDFFNARIKINEQLWAGNVEIHIKSSDWYAHGHESDPNYDNVILHVVWDDDVAIFRKDNTQISTLELKAYVSKEVFEAYQKLFEARTNRFINCQNDITSVNDFVFKNWLERLFFERLEQKSNAVAELLVRHNNDWEQVLFSLLVKNFGLKINGESFQSLSESLPFSIVRKIGDSALQLEATFFGMAGFLESDEISDAYYLHLRKEYQFIEHKFKLNNQAVQKPEFFKLRPSNFPTLRLSQIANLYSKNQNLFHKIIDAQSLDVIYDLFNVQASAYWNSHFTFGKESKKSSKKLTKNFIELLLINTILPLKFEYAKHFNTAEEASIVAIVAGIKNERNSIIDNFLSLGVGISNAMESQAVLQLYNNYCSKNNCLHCAVGHHLLKGNT
- a CDS encoding MarR family winged helix-turn-helix transcriptional regulator, which encodes MNVEETIKTEKEIPLKQRTIIHLSLVENKVNEVITNALKPYDVSLQQFNVLRILRGQKGKPANLSTLNERMVTKMSNTTRLVDKLILKDFVERETCESNRRKVEITITQTGEKVLLSMDQAMKKAEESLLHKFNGADLTLLNKLLDKF
- a CDS encoding YceI family protein encodes the protein MKKNSLSFVFALVFGATAFATTPIDGEKKEVKTESSTVTWKGYKFAGSHYGKIDLKSGTLMFEGDKLTGGEFMVDMSSITVEDLKAGEGKEKLEGHLNADDFFGTANHATSKLVFTNVKADGKNSYEVTGDLTIKGITKAITFDLSVYGSKATATLKVDRTNYNIKYGSSNFTDTLKDKAIYDEFDLVVDLEF
- a CDS encoding phosphoribosylanthranilate isomerase — encoded protein: MNLNTAHVAALHPDYLGFIFWENSKRNYQGTLDAIPHRIKKVGVFVDASITEIIEKIRSFGLVAVQLHGKESPEFCQELSEKSKNIEIIKVFSVLDEFDFSLLAPYEKVCDFYLFDTKGKLPGGNGVTFDWTILKKYPSKKPYFLSGGIGLEEVKDLKLFFEIPTSKYCHAIDVNSKFELQPGLKDIDKLKELKSKLHI